The nucleotide sequence CCGGGCCGTGGCCGCTTAAAACCCCGGGGGAAGGACGGGCTTGGAGCGCCCTCATGCCAACCGTCGCTTCTACCTACACACCTCGCCGCCGTCTCTTTGCCGAATCGCCCGATCTCCGCGGAGGTTCCGACTCGTTAGCGACGTGATATAATAAATTTCGACTGCAGTTGTGCCGGGGCGAGGTGAAAAATGAATGGGGGAGAAGGAACTTCTTTTCAGCAATATTCAAACATTGATGGAGACTTTGGGGAGGTTGCTGGGAGAGGACTGCGAAGTCGTTCTGCACGATTTTGACCATCCGGAACGTTCCATCGTCGCTATTATCAACAACCGGGTGACGAATCGACAGGTGGGAGACCCAATCTCGGAGTATGCTTGGAAAGTCCTCCGCCGCGGGATCGAGGAGAACGAACACGCCATTGTGTACCGCACTTACACCAAGGAAGGAAAACGAATTCGATCCACCAATGTGTTTCTTCGGGACGCCGGGGACCGGGTGGTGGGCTGTGTGAGTTTCAATCAAGATTTGAGCCGCCTGGAGTGGATCCGGGGTTGGGTGGACAATTTTCTGCGGGACGACGCAGATTCCGTGGATGAGGTGGCCGATGAGTTTGCCCACGATGTGATGGCAATCCTGAATAAAATGGTAGAGCAGACCATTGCGGGACCGGGGAAAGAGATTCATCGCCTCACGAAAGACGAAAAATTGATGATCATCGAAGAGTTGGACGAGAAAGGTGCGTTTCTGATTAAAGGGGCGGTGGATCTCATCGCTTCCCAACTTGGCGTATCGAGGTACACGATCTACAATTATTTGGACGAAATTCGTGCCAAAAACCGGATGATGTGACGACTGGTCCGAATTCCACCGCCCAAAAGGCGGTTTTTTTATTTACACGAGGAAATGAATGGAGTAGAATGCTTATAGATGTAAATAGCCTCTATAGGCAAACAACCAATCGTGTTTC is from Kyrpidia tusciae DSM 2912 and encodes:
- a CDS encoding helix-turn-helix transcriptional regulator, giving the protein MGEKELLFSNIQTLMETLGRLLGEDCEVVLHDFDHPERSIVAIINNRVTNRQVGDPISEYAWKVLRRGIEENEHAIVYRTYTKEGKRIRSTNVFLRDAGDRVVGCVSFNQDLSRLEWIRGWVDNFLRDDADSVDEVADEFAHDVMAILNKMVEQTIAGPGKEIHRLTKDEKLMIIEELDEKGAFLIKGAVDLIASQLGVSRYTIYNYLDEIRAKNRMM